The following proteins are co-located in the Gordonia polyisoprenivorans genome:
- a CDS encoding TetR/AcrR family transcriptional regulator → MTKRQYTARKRAVTAAQTRARILDAAQVLFVTHGYSRTTLQQISEHAGVSVGSVYQAGSKAELMMAVLERSFTGDEKFVSLLERPEFVAIMSDDDADRAIRRYVDYVTEANSRIADLWHAATLAADTDPAIGEQLERSELRRLDDIHTGCHWFVHRELISDNQVDEFADILSYVTSPTTYRYFTVERNWTATRLKGWIRASISVALTN, encoded by the coding sequence ATGACAAAGCGGCAGTACACCGCGCGTAAGCGGGCGGTCACTGCTGCACAGACACGTGCACGCATTCTCGATGCCGCTCAGGTGTTGTTCGTGACGCACGGGTATTCGCGCACCACGCTGCAGCAGATCTCTGAGCACGCCGGGGTGTCGGTGGGCTCGGTGTATCAGGCGGGCTCCAAGGCTGAGCTGATGATGGCGGTACTCGAGCGCAGCTTCACTGGCGATGAGAAGTTCGTGTCACTGCTCGAGCGGCCAGAGTTCGTGGCGATCATGTCCGACGACGACGCCGATCGCGCTATTCGCCGCTACGTCGATTACGTGACCGAGGCCAACAGTCGGATCGCCGATCTGTGGCATGCCGCCACACTTGCGGCCGACACCGATCCCGCCATCGGCGAGCAACTCGAACGGTCTGAACTGCGCCGACTTGACGACATCCACACCGGCTGTCACTGGTTTGTTCATCGAGAGCTGATCTCCGACAATCAGGTCGACGAGTTCGCTGACATCCTCAGCTACGTCACCAGCCCGACGACCTATCGGTACTTCACTGTCGAACGTAACTGGACCGCGACACGTTTGAAGGGGTGGATTCGTGCAAGTATCTCTGTGGCACTGACGAATTGA
- a CDS encoding glycosyltransferase, which produces MARILLCSTPLAGHVGPMTAVGHGMVERGHEVIMVTGSRFANHVTDAGLTMHPLAGIADFDERDPDSFLPDRDHHRGLALSRYQVENTFVRPLLDQAAAVNEVIDTGDIGAVLCDGTFAGIVPLLSRSRDQRPPVMGLGTMPLAQTSRDVAPFNSGLRPMPGLVGTTRNRIAHQVVRRGMFASTQRYAAGLVGAAGGRLDHFILDLSSAFDRFFQLGPAEFEYTRSDLAENTVFVGPVGGADRQVTQPQWWPELLADQRPIVHVTQGTLDNHDFSQLIEPAIEGLGDADVQVVVTTGGADPDGIRLASNTRIARFLDYDALLPRTAVMVTNGGYGGVLLALRHAVPVIVAPGAEDKPEVAVRVQHFGVGIDLRTRRPQASSIADATIRVLANDSVKRSCLAMAEAIATYAPLSTIANALHDELDLAR; this is translated from the coding sequence GTGGCGCGCATACTGCTGTGCAGCACCCCATTGGCCGGCCATGTCGGCCCGATGACCGCCGTCGGGCACGGCATGGTCGAACGCGGCCACGAGGTGATCATGGTGACCGGCTCGCGATTCGCAAATCACGTCACCGACGCCGGCCTCACGATGCACCCGCTGGCCGGAATCGCCGACTTCGACGAACGCGATCCGGACAGCTTCCTCCCGGACCGGGACCATCACCGAGGGCTCGCGTTGTCGCGTTATCAGGTCGAGAACACCTTTGTCCGTCCGCTGCTCGATCAAGCAGCCGCCGTCAACGAAGTCATCGACACCGGCGACATCGGCGCGGTGTTGTGCGACGGAACCTTCGCCGGAATCGTCCCGCTATTATCTCGGTCCCGCGATCAACGGCCGCCCGTGATGGGTCTCGGCACAATGCCGTTGGCACAGACCAGCCGTGACGTTGCCCCGTTCAACAGCGGACTTCGGCCGATGCCGGGCCTGGTGGGCACCACTCGCAACCGGATCGCCCATCAGGTCGTACGTCGTGGAATGTTCGCCTCGACCCAACGCTACGCGGCCGGCCTCGTCGGCGCTGCCGGCGGCCGGCTCGATCACTTCATCCTGGATCTGTCGAGTGCATTCGATCGGTTCTTCCAACTCGGACCGGCCGAATTCGAGTACACACGTTCTGATCTCGCAGAGAACACGGTGTTTGTCGGACCAGTCGGAGGCGCGGACCGACAAGTGACACAACCTCAATGGTGGCCGGAGCTTCTCGCCGACCAACGCCCGATCGTCCACGTCACCCAGGGCACTCTGGACAACCATGATTTCTCCCAGCTGATCGAACCCGCCATCGAGGGACTCGGAGACGCCGATGTTCAGGTGGTCGTCACCACCGGCGGCGCCGATCCCGACGGCATCCGCCTGGCATCCAACACTCGGATCGCGCGATTCCTCGACTACGACGCACTGCTCCCCCGCACCGCGGTGATGGTCACGAACGGCGGCTACGGCGGAGTGCTGCTCGCGTTGCGCCATGCGGTACCGGTGATCGTGGCACCCGGTGCAGAGGACAAACCCGAGGTGGCCGTCCGGGTACAGCACTTCGGCGTCGGAATCGATCTCAGGACGCGCCGACCGCAGGCGTCGTCGATTGCCGACGCGACGATCCGGGTCCTGGCCAATGACAGCGTCAAACGGTCGTGTCTTGCCATGGCAGAGGCAATCGCCACGTATGCCCCCCTCAGCACGATTGCGAACGCTCTGCACGATGAACTCGACCTGGCCAGATGA
- a CDS encoding alpha/beta hydrolase — protein MVATVVEHRAIGLQRDDLLISSPAMGRTVPISVLHPQGSRSRGTVYLLDGGGRKGEVSDWINEAGADRFFADKFVNVVLPAGQGAFYTDWQRSDPVFGRPRWERFLAVELPPLIDRLYRGNGRNAIAGVSMGGQAAFTLATRRPRTYTGVGSISGCPPTTGIDNESQIRAVLARDGGNATNMWGDWGAPGWSDHDPGRRLDSLRGKQVVITAGSGVPSPLDRKTRLDPGRNRLEKVATGAVLEAGVNACSRDFAARMRAVGLTPTEHFRDVGTHAWPYWSADLALVYRELARGL, from the coding sequence ATGGTCGCTACGGTGGTGGAACACCGCGCGATCGGGCTGCAGCGTGATGACTTGCTGATCTCCTCGCCGGCGATGGGTCGTACGGTGCCGATCAGCGTCTTGCACCCGCAGGGCAGTCGGTCGCGTGGCACCGTGTACCTCCTCGACGGGGGAGGCCGTAAGGGTGAGGTCAGCGACTGGATCAACGAGGCCGGCGCCGACCGATTCTTCGCCGACAAGTTTGTCAATGTGGTGCTGCCCGCCGGGCAGGGTGCGTTCTACACCGATTGGCAGCGATCGGATCCGGTGTTCGGCCGTCCGCGGTGGGAGAGGTTTCTGGCTGTCGAGTTGCCTCCACTCATCGACCGCCTCTATCGAGGCAACGGCCGTAACGCGATTGCCGGCGTGTCCATGGGTGGTCAGGCCGCGTTCACACTGGCGACTCGACGCCCGAGGACGTACACGGGTGTGGGGTCGATCAGCGGTTGTCCGCCTACCACAGGTATCGACAACGAGAGCCAGATTCGCGCTGTCCTCGCCCGCGACGGTGGCAACGCCACGAATATGTGGGGTGACTGGGGCGCACCGGGGTGGTCTGATCATGATCCCGGCCGACGCCTTGACTCGCTGCGCGGCAAGCAGGTCGTCATCACTGCGGGATCCGGTGTCCCGAGTCCCCTGGACAGGAAGACGCGACTCGACCCGGGCCGCAATCGACTCGAGAAGGTCGCGACCGGAGCCGTGCTCGAAGCAGGCGTGAACGCGTGCAGCCGAGACTTTGCGGCGCGAATGCGGGCTGTGGGACTCACCCCCACCGAGCACTTCCGGGACGTCGGAACCCATGCCTGGCCCTACTGGTCCGCTGATCTGGCACTCGTGTACCGAGAGCTTGCGCGTGGACTCTGA
- a CDS encoding ester cyclase, with the protein MTETRAVIDRHIESFNARTPDDEPWSENAELIGPGGTFNGRDGVLEFLSVFQAAFSDGRLTVHSAIVDGADASVEGVFDGVHDGILNSPSGPVPATGKSVSFRWSATYRVHDAELISEHLYFDQLDLLDQLGLLAG; encoded by the coding sequence ATGACCGAGACCCGAGCAGTGATCGACCGGCACATTGAGTCGTTCAACGCCCGCACTCCGGACGATGAGCCGTGGTCTGAAAATGCCGAGTTGATCGGTCCGGGAGGAACATTCAACGGGCGCGATGGCGTGCTGGAGTTCCTGTCCGTATTTCAAGCGGCCTTCTCCGACGGTCGGCTGACCGTCCACTCGGCGATCGTCGATGGCGCTGATGCCTCTGTCGAGGGCGTGTTCGACGGTGTGCACGACGGGATTCTGAACAGTCCATCGGGTCCGGTACCGGCGACCGGGAAGTCCGTGTCGTTTCGCTGGAGTGCCACGTACCGCGTCCACGATGCCGAGCTGATCTCGGAACACCTCTACTTCGACCAGCTCGATCTTCTCGACCAACTCGGTCTTCTCGCCGGATGA
- a CDS encoding FAD-dependent oxidoreductase: MPGTAAGPETPTPTILLVSGNHADALSDEFGRYRRDYHVRCVSSSIEAITTLGQLSSQGEPIALIVAESELPDMPILEALGTFRSIVPTARRVVVIHWDRFAATSETLRIPLRKGKFDTFLLMPRGARDEEFHYAITEMLSDWGATIAAPVVESIRIIADTESPLTLEIRDLLDRMGMPHRTHTPDSPAGREAQAAFDHSAIDGTDGPRFPLVQSMVSKSHRTVIAPRSARDVSVMMYGRPSDVAEDSVVDLAIAGAGPAGLAAAVYAASEGLSTVVIESSAIGGQAGTSSMIRNYLGFPRGISGMRLAQRARTQAVRFGARFYSGWAVERLEVGVENRPHCLITDGGDVRAHAVLIASGVAYRRLGVDSLEALVGLGVFYGAAMSAAREMEGRDVIVVGGGNSAGQAAIHLARFARSVTIVVRRADLTSTMSQYLIGEIAYHPRISVCGGCEVVDGGGSPTLDRITLRHRSTGTLEERAVGGLFLLIGAEPHCEWIPDDIARDARGFVLTGRDVPKDRWGDGLPPANLATSAPGVFAAGDIRSGSMKRVASASGEGAGVVPLVHQWVEARALG, from the coding sequence ATGCCCGGCACGGCTGCCGGCCCCGAAACACCCACGCCGACCATCCTTCTGGTGTCCGGCAACCACGCCGATGCCCTGTCCGACGAGTTCGGCCGGTACCGACGCGATTACCACGTACGCTGCGTGTCCTCGTCGATCGAGGCCATCACCACCCTCGGGCAACTGTCCTCGCAGGGTGAGCCCATCGCGCTCATCGTCGCCGAATCCGAACTACCGGACATGCCAATCCTCGAGGCACTCGGCACCTTCCGCAGCATCGTCCCCACCGCCCGACGGGTCGTCGTCATCCACTGGGACCGCTTCGCCGCGACGTCGGAGACACTGCGGATTCCGCTGCGCAAGGGCAAGTTCGACACATTCCTACTCATGCCGCGCGGAGCCCGGGACGAGGAGTTCCACTACGCGATCACCGAGATGCTCTCGGATTGGGGCGCCACGATCGCCGCGCCCGTCGTCGAATCGATTCGCATCATCGCCGACACGGAAAGCCCACTGACACTGGAGATCCGCGACCTCCTCGACCGCATGGGCATGCCGCACCGCACCCACACGCCCGACAGCCCCGCCGGACGCGAGGCGCAGGCGGCCTTCGACCACAGCGCAATCGACGGCACCGACGGCCCGAGGTTCCCCCTGGTCCAGTCGATGGTCAGCAAGTCCCACCGCACGGTGATCGCGCCGCGCTCGGCGCGCGACGTGTCGGTGATGATGTACGGGCGCCCGTCGGATGTGGCCGAGGACTCCGTGGTGGATCTCGCGATCGCCGGAGCCGGCCCGGCCGGCCTGGCCGCCGCGGTCTACGCCGCCAGCGAGGGGTTGTCGACGGTGGTCATCGAGTCCTCGGCGATCGGCGGCCAGGCCGGCACGAGTTCGATGATCCGCAACTACCTCGGCTTCCCGCGCGGCATCTCCGGCATGCGGCTGGCCCAGCGCGCCCGCACCCAGGCGGTGCGCTTCGGCGCGCGGTTCTATTCGGGTTGGGCCGTCGAACGACTCGAAGTCGGCGTCGAGAACCGGCCGCATTGCCTGATCACCGACGGTGGCGACGTGCGCGCACACGCGGTACTCATCGCCAGCGGGGTCGCCTACCGCCGGCTCGGCGTCGACTCCCTCGAGGCACTCGTCGGGCTCGGGGTGTTCTACGGGGCGGCGATGTCAGCGGCACGCGAGATGGAGGGCCGCGACGTCATCGTCGTCGGCGGCGGCAACTCCGCCGGGCAGGCCGCGATCCACCTCGCCCGATTTGCGCGATCGGTGACGATTGTCGTCCGGCGCGCCGACCTCACCTCGACGATGTCGCAGTACCTGATCGGCGAGATCGCCTATCACCCGCGGATCAGCGTCTGCGGCGGGTGCGAGGTCGTCGACGGCGGTGGATCGCCGACGCTGGATCGGATCACGCTGCGCCACCGCAGCACCGGCACGCTCGAGGAGCGGGCCGTCGGCGGTCTGTTCCTGCTCATCGGCGCGGAGCCGCACTGCGAATGGATCCCCGACGACATCGCCCGTGACGCACGCGGTTTCGTTCTCACCGGGCGTGATGTTCCCAAGGATCGCTGGGGTGACGGGCTACCGCCGGCGAACCTGGCGACCAGCGCACCGGGCGTGTTCGCGGCCGGCGACATCCGTTCGGGGTCGATGAAGCGGGTCGCATCGGCGTCCGGGGAGGGTGCCGGTGTGGTCCCGCTGGTGCACCAGTGGGTGGAGGCCAGAGCGCTCGGCTGA
- a CDS encoding alpha/beta hydrolase — protein MSTLDGALLVLRLAGGHQMAPDIETPHTVLSPDTHRELRRYGTDEQVAAARATGRPPVLLVPPLAVSARCYDLGPGQSVVEQFLEIGRVPYVVDFGEVGRAERDMGFEDYFDDIVPQAIGRVLDDHPGAEQVDLVAWSIGGTISLLMAAAHPDLPIRSIAAIGTPLDYDAVPPYPLVKKVMKPTGGKAVTAALRAFGGIPAPLVRIAYRGTAWQRELKKPGYIMRNAHDTEALARMQVIDRFQNSMPGYAGKVSEQMWENFVYRGELASGVVDFGGRRVDLTSIGLPIALFGSHRDAIASWQAAHHGVELFTDSPQVQFTTVETSHLGLIAGEAATSQTWPRVAEFHAALDD, from the coding sequence ATGTCGACACTCGATGGCGCTTTGCTGGTGCTGCGTCTGGCCGGTGGACATCAGATGGCCCCGGACATCGAAACCCCGCACACCGTCCTGTCTCCGGACACACACCGTGAGCTGCGACGATACGGTACCGACGAGCAGGTCGCCGCGGCCCGCGCCACCGGGCGCCCGCCGGTGTTGCTCGTACCGCCGCTCGCGGTGTCGGCGCGATGCTACGACCTCGGGCCCGGGCAGTCGGTGGTCGAACAGTTCCTCGAGATCGGTCGGGTGCCGTATGTGGTGGACTTCGGTGAGGTCGGTCGCGCCGAGCGGGACATGGGGTTCGAGGACTACTTCGACGACATCGTGCCGCAGGCCATCGGCCGGGTGCTCGACGACCACCCGGGCGCCGAGCAGGTGGATCTGGTGGCGTGGAGTATCGGCGGCACGATCAGCTTGTTGATGGCCGCCGCGCATCCGGACCTGCCGATCCGCTCGATCGCCGCCATCGGCACACCCCTGGATTACGACGCGGTGCCTCCGTATCCGCTGGTCAAGAAGGTGATGAAGCCGACCGGCGGCAAGGCCGTCACCGCGGCACTGCGGGCATTCGGTGGTATCCCCGCCCCGCTGGTGCGCATCGCCTACCGCGGGACCGCGTGGCAGCGGGAACTGAAGAAACCCGGCTACATCATGCGCAACGCCCACGACACCGAGGCGCTGGCACGCATGCAGGTCATTGATCGCTTCCAGAATTCGATGCCCGGATATGCGGGCAAGGTGTCGGAACAGATGTGGGAGAACTTCGTCTACCGCGGCGAACTCGCGTCGGGTGTGGTCGATTTCGGCGGCCGCCGCGTGGATCTCACCTCGATCGGATTGCCGATCGCGCTGTTCGGCAGTCACCGCGACGCCATCGCCAGCTGGCAGGCCGCACATCACGGGGTGGAGTTGTTCACCGACTCCCCGCAGGTGCAGTTCACGACCGTCGAGACCAGCCATCTCGGCCTGATCGCCGGTGAGGCGGCCACGAGCCAGACGTGGCCGCGGGTCGCGGAGTTCCATGCCGCGCTCGATGACTGA
- a CDS encoding GntR family transcriptional regulator — MAAVRLGRRQLTDEVADHLRTRIMTGEIRPGEFIRLDETASALGCSVTPVREALVTLRGEGLVRSSPHRGFIVESLGRGDIVDIFWMQAELSARLATHAIADPDLTRSLTELAEVVDELERAVNAGNADRVLDREFAFHRRVNLMAHSKKLAWFLFSANKYSPDELYAQDSEWGKQAVASHRRLIGYLRDGDEQAIREEIHARFADARDRLIRSLEAVGFWDEDADSAADSREHAS; from the coding sequence ATGGCTGCTGTGCGGCTGGGTCGTCGACAGCTCACCGACGAGGTGGCCGACCATCTGCGGACCCGGATCATGACCGGGGAGATCCGGCCGGGGGAGTTCATCCGGCTCGATGAGACCGCATCCGCGCTCGGTTGCAGCGTCACGCCGGTACGTGAGGCGCTGGTGACGCTGCGCGGGGAGGGACTGGTCCGCTCGTCACCGCATCGCGGCTTCATCGTGGAGAGTCTGGGACGCGGCGACATCGTCGACATCTTCTGGATGCAGGCCGAGTTGTCGGCGCGGCTGGCGACCCACGCCATCGCCGACCCGGACCTCACGAGAAGTCTCACCGAACTCGCCGAGGTCGTCGATGAGCTGGAGAGGGCGGTCAACGCGGGCAACGCCGACCGGGTCCTGGATCGCGAGTTCGCCTTTCACCGTCGGGTGAACCTGATGGCGCACAGCAAGAAGTTGGCGTGGTTCCTGTTCTCCGCCAACAAGTATTCGCCCGATGAGCTGTACGCCCAGGACTCCGAGTGGGGCAAGCAGGCGGTGGCCAGTCATCGTCGTCTCATCGGGTATCTGCGCGACGGTGACGAGCAGGCGATCCGCGAGGAGATCCATGCGCGATTCGCCGATGCCCGCGACCGACTGATCCGCAGCCTCGAGGCCGTCGGCTTCTGGGACGAGGACGCCGATTCCGCGGCCGACTCCCGCGAGCATGCCTCGTAG
- a CDS encoding oxygenase MpaB family protein produces the protein MAASYLPDLDHTAPELTTARTRIKITTRKRRATSLRKPARIQEAIDFWSFAGGAANVVMQLGWPEVAYGVMESKVESGSLMHHPWKRARTTGQYLAVAILGTEEEKAAFREAVNSAHRHVRSDDQSPVKYNAFNRELQMWVAACLFVGIEDMHILLHGVMSEDEADEFYQSGKTLGTTLQVPEDMWPATRTEFDHYWNVACQRIVIDDTTCEFLNDLVDLRMINPLIRLPFVNLLRFLTIGSLPPIYRDQLGLEWTDDDRRRFEHLFTFVSVVNKFLPKSIRFGGSRMLMRDLRSRMKHDRPMV, from the coding sequence ATGGCGGCCAGCTATCTCCCTGATCTCGACCACACGGCGCCTGAACTCACCACCGCCAGAACACGTATCAAGATCACCACCCGCAAACGTCGCGCCACGAGCCTGCGTAAACCCGCCCGCATCCAGGAGGCCATCGACTTCTGGTCCTTCGCCGGCGGCGCGGCCAACGTCGTCATGCAGCTCGGCTGGCCCGAGGTCGCCTACGGCGTCATGGAGAGCAAGGTCGAATCGGGCTCACTGATGCACCACCCGTGGAAACGGGCCCGCACCACCGGCCAGTATCTCGCCGTCGCGATCCTCGGCACCGAGGAGGAGAAGGCGGCTTTCCGGGAGGCCGTCAACTCCGCGCATCGTCACGTCCGCTCCGACGACCAGAGCCCGGTGAAATACAACGCCTTCAACCGGGAACTGCAGATGTGGGTGGCGGCCTGTCTGTTCGTCGGCATCGAGGACATGCACATCCTGCTGCACGGGGTGATGAGCGAGGACGAAGCCGACGAGTTCTACCAATCGGGCAAGACACTCGGCACCACCCTGCAGGTGCCGGAGGACATGTGGCCGGCCACCCGCACAGAGTTCGACCACTACTGGAACGTGGCGTGCCAACGCATCGTGATCGACGACACGACATGCGAGTTCCTCAACGACCTCGTCGATCTGCGGATGATCAACCCGCTGATCCGGCTGCCGTTCGTGAATCTGCTGCGCTTTCTGACGATCGGCTCGCTGCCGCCGATCTACCGCGATCAGCTCGGCCTGGAATGGACCGACGACGACCGCAGACGCTTCGAGCACCTGTTCACGTTCGTCTCCGTGGTCAACAAGTTCCTGCCGAAGTCGATCAGATTCGGTGGCAGCCGCATGCTGATGCGGGATCTGCGCAGCCGGATGAAGCACGACAGGCCGATGGTGTGA
- a CDS encoding MlaD family protein yields MALTLRGKRYELPTGSIQFAIFLIIAAIVIPYGINFVAGPEGFGDKLTLHARMDNAFGLTAGTGVTLRGVDIGTVHAVTLDGSGDAANVELVVRGNTRIPKNAYMQVTMATMAGIQSVDIIPSSDDGPYLHSGDTIAAPADKQPMQMDAIIAQAAKVLESIGPGNLATVGNEMYQAFGENPDSLNTLVSNGLQLSDLVSRNAPILQGLFGDWLNVLHAMSDNTASFETGMRSVASFTDQLDSEQPVFVYLLDHSPAALNHAQQLFDKYRGTFGGVLANLATVEPVISNRSAALQTGLQTIPQGLIDLRSIVKNGRGDFALIGTQGPVCMFYDEPRRTVGDLTPSDPNLTRYCPPGNGLEQRGAVNAPRPDDLGTSSWTSPGGVSGPPAVTDPLLIPNGAELLQWWRELLERAQHGN; encoded by the coding sequence ATGGCACTCACCCTGCGCGGCAAGCGATATGAGCTGCCGACCGGATCGATCCAGTTCGCGATCTTCCTGATCATCGCGGCGATCGTCATCCCCTACGGCATCAACTTCGTCGCCGGCCCGGAAGGCTTCGGCGACAAGCTCACCCTGCACGCCCGGATGGACAATGCCTTCGGCCTCACCGCGGGGACCGGTGTCACCCTGCGCGGGGTCGACATCGGCACCGTGCACGCGGTCACGCTCGACGGCTCCGGAGACGCCGCGAATGTCGAACTCGTCGTCCGCGGCAACACCCGCATCCCGAAGAACGCGTACATGCAGGTGACCATGGCGACGATGGCCGGCATCCAGAGCGTCGACATCATCCCGAGCTCCGACGACGGTCCCTATCTGCACAGCGGTGACACCATCGCCGCGCCCGCCGACAAGCAGCCGATGCAGATGGATGCCATCATCGCGCAGGCCGCCAAGGTGCTCGAGAGCATCGGCCCGGGCAACCTCGCGACCGTCGGCAACGAGATGTACCAGGCCTTCGGCGAGAACCCCGACTCGTTGAACACCCTGGTGTCCAACGGACTCCAACTGTCGGATCTCGTCAGCCGCAACGCACCGATCCTGCAGGGGCTCTTCGGTGACTGGCTCAACGTCCTGCACGCGATGAGTGACAACACCGCATCGTTCGAGACCGGGATGCGCTCGGTGGCCTCCTTCACCGACCAACTCGACTCCGAACAACCGGTGTTCGTCTACCTGCTCGATCACTCCCCGGCAGCGCTGAACCACGCACAACAACTGTTCGACAAGTACCGCGGGACCTTCGGTGGGGTACTGGCCAACCTGGCAACCGTGGAGCCGGTCATCAGCAACCGTTCGGCGGCCCTGCAGACCGGCCTGCAAACGATCCCGCAGGGTCTGATCGACCTGCGATCCATCGTCAAGAACGGCCGCGGCGACTTCGCGCTCATCGGGACCCAGGGGCCGGTGTGCATGTTCTACGACGAACCGCGGCGCACCGTCGGCGATCTCACGCCCTCGGACCCGAACCTCACCCGGTACTGCCCGCCCGGCAACGGACTCGAACAGCGGGGCGCGGTGAATGCGCCGCGTCCCGACGATCTCGGAACGTCCTCGTGGACGAGTCCCGGTGGGGTGTCGGGTCCACCGGCGGTCACCGACCCCCTCCTGATCCCCAACGGCGCCGAACTCCTGCAATGGTGGCGCGAACTCCTCGAAAGGGCACAACATGGCAACTGA
- a CDS encoding MCE family protein — MAAMRGVRGWRRPALGAAAALTVACGVSGCATGLQDLPLAGARGTFDVTAELSTADGVVDGSDVRSGQQIVGRVTDIALGGGHAQLTLSLDDHTDLPANVRASVELPSALGTPFIRLTPPQNPQGHLGGGARIGLDATSVGPQVEGTLAALGNVLSGSGVSQLQSVMASLNEAFDQRSDKVGMLIDTLNRLLARSSRYTDDFNAAMSAAADVTDTLAGQQNLVEDFLSQTPAAVNVLAAQRDQLATLMSQTTSLARSADAITRGRQPQLNSLVTDANALVSSLGTFNDNVGQTLTHMNQFMANFTRSIRGDYLVFDGALDIPGGIDKILTGGMLLSGQPLPTPGDLTDALTGGLPGAHRSGRPTRPNGGR; from the coding sequence ATGGCAGCCATGCGAGGTGTCCGTGGATGGCGGCGGCCGGCGCTCGGTGCCGCGGCCGCGCTGACAGTGGCCTGCGGTGTGAGCGGGTGCGCGACGGGACTGCAGGATCTGCCGTTGGCCGGTGCCCGCGGCACCTTCGACGTGACCGCCGAACTGAGCACCGCCGATGGTGTCGTCGACGGCTCCGACGTGCGCAGCGGTCAGCAGATCGTCGGCCGGGTCACCGACATCGCCCTCGGCGGTGGGCACGCACAACTGACGCTGTCCCTCGACGATCACACCGATCTCCCGGCCAATGTTCGTGCCTCGGTGGAACTCCCGTCGGCGCTGGGCACCCCGTTCATCCGGCTGACCCCACCGCAGAACCCGCAGGGCCATCTCGGCGGGGGTGCCCGCATCGGTCTCGACGCCACCAGCGTCGGTCCGCAGGTGGAAGGGACCCTCGCGGCCCTGGGCAACGTCCTCTCCGGCAGCGGTGTGAGCCAATTGCAGTCGGTGATGGCGAGCCTGAACGAGGCATTCGACCAACGCTCGGACAAGGTGGGAATGCTGATCGACACCCTGAACCGCCTGCTCGCCCGATCATCGCGCTACACCGACGATTTCAACGCGGCGATGTCGGCGGCCGCCGACGTCACCGACACGCTCGCCGGACAGCAGAATCTCGTCGAGGACTTCTTGTCGCAGACCCCTGCTGCGGTCAATGTGCTGGCCGCGCAACGTGATCAGCTGGCCACCCTGATGTCACAGACCACCTCGCTGGCCCGTAGCGCCGACGCGATCACCCGGGGCCGGCAACCACAATTGAATTCGCTGGTGACCGACGCGAACGCACTGGTGAGTTCGCTGGGCACCTTCAACGACAACGTGGGGCAGACGCTGACGCACATGAATCAGTTCATGGCCAACTTCACCCGGTCGATCCGCGGCGACTACCTGGTGTTCGACGGCGCCCTCGACATCCCCGGCGGCATCGACAAGATCCTCACCGGCGGGATGCTGCTGTCGGGACAGCCTCTGCCGACACCCGGCGATCTCACCGACGCCCTCACCGGCGGACTCCCCGGCGCCCACCGGTCGGGCCGCCCGACGCGACCGAACGGAGGTCGCTGA